A part of Streptomyces sp. NBC_01497 genomic DNA contains:
- a CDS encoding purple acid phosphatase family protein: MDTANGVVEQGGGRSGGGLSRRHAIGLLGTAGAGAAAVPLLGSTPAVADTGHSSSPAFHPSPDSGGASPVQGLHLTFGPDPSTQMNVSWITDGAVKRPRVLYGTLEHGLGSSADASTRTYQDGTSGRTVHVHHAELKRLRPGEDYVYLVSHDGAAPDSGMFKTAPRGRAPLTFTSFGDQSAPQVTWASDGTVALDANSTPATKDIVTGIEQVAPLFHLLNGDLCYANLDVDRVRTWNNFFTNNTRSARFRPWMPAAGNHEIESANGPIGLGAYQTYFDLPSTETDTELKNLWYAFTAGAVRVLVLQNDDIALQDGGDIYVHGYSGGRQLAFLEKELKKARASRDIDWIVVAMHQVMISSSDANGADLGLRQAYGPLFDKYGVDLVVCGHEHNYERSLAVRGVVGGSETLTPNPASHDTESIDTSHGTVHMVLGGGGVSGTTNQSFFKDGTGKVLTAVSATAGSNGKRTPTYVKEQAVWMGNRDVEHPYGFAAFTVDPGRHPGDTTTMHVTYYNVNKPNGDLSVFETFSLHRKRSDGGR, encoded by the coding sequence ATGGACACAGCGAACGGTGTGGTCGAACAGGGCGGTGGGAGGTCCGGCGGCGGGCTGTCCCGACGCCACGCCATCGGCCTGCTCGGCACGGCGGGCGCCGGGGCCGCCGCCGTACCGCTGCTGGGCTCCACGCCCGCGGTGGCGGACACGGGGCACTCCTCCTCACCGGCCTTCCACCCCTCGCCCGACTCCGGCGGCGCCTCTCCCGTCCAGGGCCTGCACCTGACCTTCGGTCCTGACCCGAGCACGCAGATGAACGTCTCGTGGATCACCGACGGCGCGGTGAAGAGACCGCGTGTGCTCTACGGCACCCTGGAGCACGGCCTCGGTTCGAGCGCGGACGCGTCGACGCGTACCTACCAGGACGGCACGTCGGGCCGTACGGTCCATGTGCACCACGCGGAGCTGAAGCGGCTGCGGCCGGGCGAGGACTACGTGTACCTGGTGTCGCACGACGGGGCCGCCCCGGACAGCGGCATGTTCAAGACCGCGCCGCGCGGCCGGGCCCCGCTGACGTTCACCAGCTTCGGCGACCAGTCGGCGCCGCAGGTGACCTGGGCCTCGGACGGCACCGTCGCGCTGGACGCCAACTCGACGCCCGCGACGAAGGACATCGTCACCGGCATCGAGCAGGTCGCGCCACTGTTCCACCTGCTCAACGGGGACCTGTGCTACGCGAACCTGGACGTCGACCGGGTCCGTACGTGGAACAACTTCTTCACGAACAACACCCGTTCGGCCCGCTTCCGCCCGTGGATGCCGGCGGCCGGCAACCACGAGATCGAGTCGGCCAACGGTCCCATCGGACTCGGCGCCTACCAGACCTACTTCGACCTGCCGTCGACCGAGACGGACACCGAACTGAAGAACCTCTGGTACGCGTTCACGGCCGGCGCCGTCCGGGTCCTCGTCCTGCAGAACGACGACATCGCCCTTCAGGACGGCGGGGACATCTACGTCCACGGGTACTCCGGAGGCCGGCAGCTGGCCTTCCTGGAAAAGGAGCTGAAGAAGGCCAGGGCATCGCGCGACATCGACTGGATCGTCGTCGCCATGCACCAGGTGATGATCAGCTCCTCGGACGCCAACGGCGCCGACCTGGGCCTGCGGCAGGCGTACGGCCCACTGTTCGACAAGTACGGTGTGGACCTGGTGGTGTGCGGCCACGAGCACAACTACGAGCGCTCGCTCGCCGTGCGCGGTGTCGTGGGCGGCAGTGAGACGCTGACGCCCAACCCCGCGTCGCACGACACCGAGTCGATCGACACCTCGCACGGCACGGTGCACATGGTGCTCGGCGGCGGCGGTGTGTCCGGCACGACGAACCAGTCCTTCTTCAAGGACGGTACGGGCAAGGTGCTGACCGCCGTGTCCGCCACGGCCGGGTCCAACGGCAAGCGCACCCCGACGTACGTCAAGGAGCAGGCCGTCTGGATGGGCAACCGGGACGTCGAACACCCCTACGGCTTCGCGGCGTTCACGGTCGACCCGGGCCGGCACCCGGGTGATACCACCACGATGCACGTCACGTACTACAACGTGAACAAGCCGAACGGCGACCTGTCGGTGTTCGAGACGTTCTCCCTGCACCGCAAGCGCTCGGACGGCGGGCGCTGA
- a CDS encoding proline racemase family protein — MRSVRALSAVDSHTEGMPTRVVTGGVPPIPGTTMAERRRYAIEHLDELRRFLVDEPRGHSAMSGAILQPPLREDADWGVLYVEVSGFLPMCGHGTIGVATVLVETGMVAVSEPETVVRLDTPAGLVEARVAVRDGVAERVTLRNVDAFALELDAAVDVPGLGEVRYDMAYGGNFYAIVDLASIGLPFDRARKDEILAAGLAVSDAVNAHNAPVHPADPAIRGCKHVQFLAPGSDAKHSRNAMAIQPGWFDRSPCGTGTSARMAQLHARGELALGAEFVNESFIGTRFTGRLLAETEVAGLPAVVPEFSGRAWITGTATYLLDPQDPFPHGFVL, encoded by the coding sequence ATGCGCAGCGTCCGCGCCCTCAGCGCCGTCGACTCGCACACCGAGGGCATGCCGACCCGGGTCGTCACGGGCGGGGTGCCGCCGATCCCGGGGACCACCATGGCCGAACGGCGCCGGTACGCCATCGAGCATCTGGACGAGCTGCGGCGCTTCCTGGTGGACGAGCCGCGCGGGCACTCGGCGATGAGCGGCGCCATCCTCCAGCCGCCGCTGCGCGAGGACGCCGACTGGGGTGTCCTGTACGTCGAGGTGAGCGGCTTCCTGCCGATGTGCGGCCACGGCACGATCGGGGTCGCGACGGTCCTGGTGGAGACCGGCATGGTGGCGGTGAGCGAGCCGGAGACCGTCGTACGGCTCGACACGCCGGCCGGGCTCGTCGAGGCGCGTGTCGCGGTCCGGGACGGGGTCGCGGAGCGGGTGACCCTGCGCAACGTCGACGCGTTCGCGCTGGAACTCGACGCCGCGGTGGACGTCCCAGGCCTCGGCGAGGTGCGCTACGACATGGCCTACGGCGGGAACTTCTACGCCATCGTGGACCTCGCGTCGATCGGCCTGCCCTTCGACCGGGCGCGCAAGGACGAGATCCTCGCGGCGGGTCTCGCCGTCTCCGACGCGGTCAACGCGCACAACGCGCCCGTGCATCCGGCCGATCCGGCGATCCGGGGCTGCAAGCACGTGCAGTTCCTCGCCCCGGGATCGGACGCGAAGCACTCGCGCAACGCCATGGCCATCCAGCCGGGCTGGTTCGACCGTTCGCCGTGCGGCACGGGTACGTCGGCGCGGATGGCCCAGCTGCACGCGCGCGGCGAGCTGGCGCTCGGGGCCGAGTTCGTCAACGAGTCGTTCATCGGGACCCGGTTCACGGGACGGCTGCTGGCGGAGACGGAGGTCGCGGGGCTCCCCGCCGTCGTACCCGAGTTCTCGGGGCGCGCGTGGATCACCGGCACCGCCACCTATCTGCTCGATCCCCAGGACCCCTTCCCGCACGGGTTCGTGCTGTAG
- a CDS encoding dihydrodipicolinate synthase family protein yields MSTTSLDGALGGVVVATALPYREDPSAPAGLAVDLDRYAEHCAWVVDNGCDGVGPNGSLGEYSSLSDDERRSVARTAIAAVAGRGKVVVGVHGVGSHLAAHWAEAAAEDGADGVLCLPPTMYRANPGEVIAHFEAVAAVGLPVMVYNNPFDTKVDLTPALLAEIAAIDNVVAVKEFSGDVRRVLEIKEQAPGLDVISGADDVVLESLLMGATGWFAGFPNVFPAESARLFQLARAGKLEEARALYEPLVAAFRWDSRTEFVQAIKLGMEMVGRYGGPCRPPRGPLVPAFREQVTADMKRAIDALAALGMDGQRV; encoded by the coding sequence ATGAGCACCACATCCTTGGACGGCGCCCTGGGCGGCGTCGTCGTCGCCACCGCCCTGCCCTACCGGGAGGACCCCTCCGCACCGGCGGGCCTCGCCGTCGACCTCGACCGCTACGCCGAGCACTGCGCCTGGGTCGTCGACAACGGCTGCGACGGCGTCGGCCCGAACGGGTCGCTCGGCGAGTACTCGTCGCTCTCGGACGACGAGCGCCGCTCCGTCGCCCGTACGGCGATCGCGGCCGTCGCCGGGCGCGGCAAGGTCGTCGTCGGTGTGCACGGGGTCGGTTCGCACCTGGCCGCCCACTGGGCAGAGGCCGCAGCCGAGGACGGCGCCGACGGTGTGCTGTGCCTGCCGCCGACCATGTACCGCGCCAACCCCGGTGAGGTCATCGCCCACTTCGAGGCCGTCGCCGCCGTCGGTCTGCCCGTGATGGTCTACAACAACCCCTTCGACACGAAGGTCGACCTCACGCCCGCCCTGCTCGCGGAGATCGCCGCGATCGACAACGTGGTCGCCGTGAAGGAGTTCTCCGGCGACGTGCGGCGCGTCCTGGAGATCAAGGAGCAGGCGCCCGGGCTCGATGTCATCAGCGGCGCCGACGACGTCGTGCTGGAGAGCCTGCTGATGGGCGCCACCGGGTGGTTCGCCGGCTTCCCGAACGTCTTCCCCGCCGAGTCCGCCCGGCTGTTCCAGCTCGCGCGGGCCGGCAAGCTGGAGGAGGCGCGGGCGCTGTACGAGCCCCTCGTAGCCGCGTTCCGCTGGGACTCGCGTACCGAGTTCGTGCAGGCCATCAAGCTCGGGATGGAGATGGTGGGCCGGTACGGCGGCCCCTGCCGCCCGCCGCGCGGGCCGCTGGTGCCCGCCTTCCGCGAGCAGGTCACCGCCGACATGAAGCGCGCCATCGACGCGCTGGCCGCGCTCGGCATGGACGGGCAGCGGGTCTGA
- a CDS encoding FAD/NAD(P)-dependent oxidoreductase: MSRRHVVVVGAGPAGLAAADAALAAGARVTLVDSAERPGGQYHRMLPDAYEAANPEVLHHGWAAFDRRVRRVLAHDRCTWLAGTSVWALEREDPARAPLVHVLGEGSPGRRGVLTPDALVLAPGAHDRVLPFPGWELPGVFTAGAAQALAKGERVAVGERVAVAGTGPFLLPVAVSLLEAGSQVAEVLEAAGGARVTRGWLRRPWELAAQAGKTGELVSYTAALARARVPYLLGRAVVEARGDGRVEEIVSARVRADWSVVPGSERVTAVDAVCVGHGFTPRLELLVAAGCAVRGGTPDAVFVQVDDDQLTSSPGVYAAGEVTGIAGAPASRAEGAVAGWHAAGGAPSARPLTALRRGRDQGRAFAGRLAAAHPIGREWPGWLRDDTVVCRCEESDYASVRAAAGDPATTEARVAKLGTRAGLGPCQGRMCAVTVAELRARLGAPDADAAAPHRRPLAEPVRLGELAAPAREYDG; the protein is encoded by the coding sequence GTGAGCCGCCGTCATGTGGTGGTCGTGGGCGCGGGGCCCGCGGGCCTCGCGGCGGCCGACGCGGCCCTGGCCGCAGGTGCGCGGGTGACCCTGGTCGACTCCGCGGAGCGGCCGGGCGGCCAGTACCACCGGATGCTGCCGGACGCGTACGAGGCGGCCAATCCGGAGGTACTGCACCACGGTTGGGCCGCGTTCGACCGGCGCGTGCGCCGGGTGCTCGCGCACGACCGCTGTACCTGGCTGGCAGGGACGTCGGTGTGGGCACTCGAACGGGAGGACCCCGCGCGAGCGCCGCTCGTGCACGTACTGGGCGAGGGCTCTCCCGGCCGTCGGGGTGTTCTCACCCCCGACGCACTGGTGCTGGCGCCGGGCGCACACGATCGTGTACTGCCCTTCCCCGGCTGGGAGTTGCCCGGTGTGTTCACCGCCGGAGCGGCTCAGGCCCTCGCGAAGGGCGAGCGGGTCGCGGTCGGTGAGCGGGTCGCGGTGGCGGGCACCGGCCCCTTCCTGCTGCCGGTGGCGGTCTCACTGCTGGAGGCGGGGTCGCAGGTGGCGGAGGTGCTGGAGGCTGCCGGGGGCGCCCGGGTGACGCGCGGCTGGCTGCGCAGGCCCTGGGAGCTGGCGGCGCAGGCGGGCAAGACCGGCGAACTCGTCTCGTACACCGCCGCGCTGGCGCGGGCCCGCGTGCCGTACCTGCTGGGCAGGGCGGTGGTCGAGGCGCGCGGCGACGGGCGGGTCGAGGAGATCGTGAGCGCGCGGGTGCGGGCCGACTGGTCGGTCGTACCGGGCAGCGAGCGGGTCACCGCGGTGGACGCGGTCTGCGTCGGGCACGGCTTCACACCGCGTCTGGAACTCCTGGTCGCCGCGGGCTGCGCGGTGCGCGGAGGTACCCCGGACGCGGTGTTCGTCCAGGTGGACGACGACCAGCTGACCAGCAGTCCCGGGGTGTACGCGGCGGGCGAGGTCACCGGCATCGCGGGCGCCCCGGCATCGCGCGCCGAGGGCGCGGTCGCGGGGTGGCACGCGGCAGGCGGCGCCCCCTCGGCCCGGCCGCTCACCGCCCTGCGGCGCGGCCGGGACCAGGGACGGGCGTTCGCGGGACGTCTCGCCGCCGCGCACCCCATCGGCCGGGAATGGCCCGGCTGGCTGCGGGACGACACCGTGGTGTGCCGGTGCGAGGAGAGCGACTACGCGTCGGTGCGCGCGGCGGCCGGTGACCCGGCGACGACGGAGGCCCGGGTCGCGAAGCTCGGTACCCGGGCGGGCCTCGGGCCGTGCCAGGGCCGTATGTGCGCGGTGACGGTCGCGGAGTTGCGTGCGCGTCTGGGCGCGCCGGACGCGGATGCCGCGGCACCGCACCGCAGGCCGCTGGCCGAACCGGTCCGCCTGGGCGAACTGGCCGCCCCTGCACGGGAGTACGACGGGTGA
- a CDS encoding (2Fe-2S)-binding protein — protein MSPRLVPAGSDPVRRTERPVAVTVDGEAVTGIAGQTIAGLLLASGRRAWRTGPSGARRGVFCGIGVCFDCLVSVNGEQDVRACRRRAADGDAVSTQNRRPPEADGIRQGPEEAS, from the coding sequence ATGAGTCCGAGGCTCGTACCGGCCGGGTCGGACCCGGTGCGCCGTACGGAGCGGCCGGTCGCCGTCACGGTCGACGGCGAAGCCGTCACGGGCATCGCCGGCCAGACGATCGCGGGGCTGCTGCTCGCCTCGGGGCGACGCGCCTGGCGGACCGGGCCCTCGGGTGCGCGGCGCGGTGTGTTCTGCGGGATCGGCGTGTGCTTCGACTGCCTCGTGAGCGTCAACGGCGAGCAGGACGTGCGGGCTTGCCGGCGGCGCGCCGCGGACGGCGACGCGGTCTCCACCCAGAACCGTCGGCCTCCGGAAGCGGACGGCATCCGCCAGGGACCGGAGGAGGCATCGTGA
- a CDS encoding NAD(P)/FAD-dependent oxidoreductase — MDRTRVVILGAGIVGSACARELALAGFDVLVVDRGGAAAATTSHGEGNILVSDKGPGPELALAQWSRRLWPEVLAELGDRAAQVEWQPKGGIVVATTEAGAAGLRPFADAQRAAGVRAEALDADALRAAEPYVTRDHTAAVSYPQDAQVQPAGAATALLSDALAAGAALRTGREVLGAVVRGGRLTAVRTSHGSLEADVFVNAAGPWSGELAARLGAPVDIRPRRGEVLVTTPLPPTVFHKVYDADYVGAVGSGDGELQTSAVVEATLAGSVLLGSSRRRVGFDDRTRPEVLSAIAAKALRLFPSLAGVPVMRAYGGFRPYVPDHLPVIGADPRLAGLWHAGGHEGAGIGLSVGTARLLRALLTGEEPEIDAAPFRVDRPAVLGGSHAASGEAAAAGHDTSGTGASEGRDEEEA, encoded by the coding sequence GTGGACCGAACGCGCGTGGTCATCCTGGGCGCCGGGATCGTCGGTTCGGCCTGCGCCCGTGAACTCGCCCTCGCGGGTTTCGACGTGCTGGTGGTCGACCGCGGTGGCGCCGCCGCCGCGACCACGTCCCACGGCGAGGGGAACATCCTGGTCTCCGACAAGGGGCCGGGACCCGAACTCGCGCTCGCGCAATGGTCCAGGCGGCTGTGGCCCGAGGTCCTCGCCGAGCTCGGGGACCGCGCCGCGCAGGTCGAATGGCAGCCCAAGGGTGGCATCGTCGTCGCCACCACCGAGGCGGGCGCCGCCGGCCTGCGACCGTTCGCCGATGCCCAGCGCGCGGCGGGCGTGCGCGCCGAGGCACTCGACGCGGACGCGCTGCGGGCCGCGGAACCGTACGTCACCCGCGACCACACGGCGGCCGTCTCCTACCCGCAGGACGCCCAGGTGCAGCCGGCCGGGGCGGCCACGGCCCTCCTCTCGGACGCCCTCGCGGCCGGTGCGGCCCTGCGCACCGGCCGCGAGGTGCTCGGCGCCGTCGTCCGCGGCGGCCGGCTCACGGCCGTGCGCACCTCGCACGGCTCGCTGGAGGCGGACGTGTTCGTCAACGCGGCGGGCCCCTGGTCCGGCGAGCTGGCCGCACGCCTCGGCGCACCGGTCGACATCCGGCCCCGGCGCGGCGAGGTACTGGTGACGACCCCGCTGCCGCCGACGGTGTTCCACAAGGTCTACGACGCCGACTACGTGGGCGCGGTCGGCAGCGGCGACGGGGAGCTGCAGACGTCGGCGGTCGTGGAGGCCACGCTCGCCGGCAGTGTGCTGCTCGGCTCGTCACGCCGGCGGGTGGGCTTCGACGACAGGACACGCCCCGAGGTGCTCTCCGCGATCGCGGCCAAGGCACTGCGACTCTTCCCCTCGCTCGCGGGGGTGCCGGTCATGCGCGCGTACGGCGGTTTCCGCCCGTACGTGCCGGACCACCTGCCGGTGATCGGCGCCGACCCCCGGCTCGCCGGGCTGTGGCACGCCGGCGGCCACGAGGGCGCGGGCATCGGACTGTCGGTGGGGACCGCCCGGCTGCTGCGGGCGCTGCTGACGGGCGAGGAGCCGGAGATCGACGCGGCACCGTTCCGGGTCGACCGGCCCGCCGTCCTGGGCGGCTCGCACGCCGCCTCGGGCGAAGCGGCGGCCGCTGGGCACGACACGTCCGGGACAGGAGCGTCCGAGGGGCGCGACGAGGAGGAAGCATGA
- a CDS encoding helix-turn-helix domain-containing protein, with amino-acid sequence MKPVNSAVRDVLAANLRRERTRRGLSLSELSRLSKIGKATLSQLESATGNPTIETVFSLSRALEMPISDLLDTHHVDTVTVVRAAETDVLSGEGVDLRPLQRIETGGVIMELYDQQVRADSRQPSLGHAGTEHTVVQSGTLAVEVDGHRVELGPGDYVSFDASLPHCYAAPDGPVRSVLLLHYRSGLRDPQEPGNAPH; translated from the coding sequence GTGAAGCCGGTCAACAGTGCGGTACGAGACGTGCTGGCCGCGAACCTCAGACGCGAGAGGACGCGCCGCGGCCTGTCGCTGTCCGAGCTGTCACGCCTGTCGAAGATCGGCAAGGCGACGCTCTCCCAGTTGGAGTCGGCCACCGGGAACCCGACGATCGAGACCGTCTTCAGCCTCTCCCGCGCTCTGGAGATGCCCATCTCCGACCTGCTGGACACGCACCACGTGGACACGGTCACGGTGGTGCGCGCGGCGGAGACGGACGTCCTCAGCGGGGAGGGCGTCGACCTGCGGCCGCTCCAGCGGATCGAGACCGGCGGCGTGATCATGGAACTCTACGACCAGCAGGTCAGGGCCGACTCCCGGCAGCCGTCGCTGGGGCACGCGGGCACGGAGCACACGGTGGTGCAGAGCGGCACCCTCGCGGTCGAGGTGGACGGGCACCGGGTGGAGCTCGGACCCGGCGACTACGTGTCGTTCGACGCCTCGCTGCCGCACTGCTACGCGGCGCCCGACGGGCCGGTCCGTTCGGTGCTCCTGCTCCACTACCGCTCGGGGCTGCGTGACCCGCAGGAGCCGGGGAACGCCCCGCACTGA
- a CDS encoding NAD(+)/NADH kinase, whose product MTVKRMGLVVHHGRKEAMRVAAAVHTWGALHNVQCTEIDVWDQDKPRHGEKHDQSAAGNPDLVVTLGGDGTFLRGARIAAKGDGAVLGVDLGTVGFLTEVPAEDAVAALDAVDQGRAIVEHRMTLSLRASRPLRIPSRMEALLRYGRGPSLPPPEVREDTNGMDDWGVALDTMALNDIVVEKLARDRQVSLGVYLAGRLFASYSADGVIVSTPTGSTAYSFAAGGPVLSPRMDAVVFTPVAPHMSFDRTVIAAPDEPVALRVLPHSGAAALSIDGQLRGVLDPGDWIAVYASRYRLPLIRLAPTDFYQRLRHRFRLSDAPATDVDAQTDPLARPPGPVPPDLAHLRLPPERARPGAPGHGGEGGDADGSGAHEEEGGSGRGA is encoded by the coding sequence ATGACCGTGAAGCGGATGGGGCTCGTGGTTCACCACGGCCGCAAGGAGGCGATGCGGGTCGCCGCGGCCGTCCACACCTGGGGCGCCCTGCACAACGTGCAGTGCACGGAGATCGACGTGTGGGACCAGGACAAGCCGCGCCACGGCGAGAAGCACGATCAGAGCGCCGCGGGCAACCCCGACCTCGTCGTCACCCTCGGCGGGGACGGCACCTTCCTGCGCGGGGCGCGGATCGCGGCGAAGGGCGACGGGGCCGTGCTCGGTGTGGACCTCGGCACGGTCGGATTCCTCACCGAGGTGCCCGCCGAGGACGCGGTGGCCGCGCTGGACGCGGTCGACCAGGGGCGCGCCATCGTCGAGCACCGCATGACGCTCTCGCTGCGTGCCTCCCGCCCGCTGCGCATCCCGTCCCGGATGGAGGCGCTCCTGCGCTACGGGCGCGGGCCGTCACTGCCGCCGCCCGAGGTGCGCGAGGACACGAACGGCATGGACGACTGGGGCGTCGCCCTGGACACCATGGCGCTCAACGACATCGTCGTGGAGAAACTCGCCCGCGACCGGCAGGTGAGCCTCGGTGTCTACCTCGCGGGCCGGCTGTTCGCGTCGTACTCGGCGGACGGCGTCATCGTGTCCACGCCCACCGGTTCGACGGCGTACAGCTTCGCCGCGGGCGGCCCGGTGCTCTCACCGCGCATGGACGCGGTGGTCTTCACGCCGGTCGCCCCGCACATGAGTTTCGACCGCACGGTCATCGCCGCCCCCGACGAGCCGGTGGCCCTGCGGGTGCTGCCGCACTCTGGCGCCGCCGCGCTGAGCATCGACGGCCAGTTGCGCGGCGTGCTCGATCCCGGCGACTGGATCGCCGTCTACGCGAGCCGGTACCGGCTGCCGCTCATCAGGCTCGCGCCCACGGATTTCTACCAGCGGCTGCGCCACCGCTTCCGGCTCAGCGACGCGCCCGCGACGGACGTGGACGCCCAGACGGACCCGCTGGCGAGGCCGCCGGGGCCCGTCCCCCCGGACCTCGCCCACCTGCGCCTGCCACCGGAACGCGCGCGCCCCGGCGCGCCGGGGCACGGAGGGGAAGGCGGCGACGCGGACGGGAGCGGCGCGCACGAGGAGGAGGGCGGGAGCGGCCGGGGCGCCTGA
- a CDS encoding DUF4190 domain-containing protein, with translation MPSSSSPSEPPRQPEPSEHSGSPGPGEASPWGAGGPGAGSSYGVPSAPPYADAGPRPRPGNGMAVAALVLGIVACVLFWTVFGGIVLGVVAIVLGFVGARRARGGRAPRRGMAVVGVVLGVLGLIAGGVILGLGVSILNSDGFKSYSDCLQHAHGRADQHKCADDFSHDVSH, from the coding sequence ATGCCGTCCTCCTCCAGTCCTTCGGAACCTCCGCGTCAGCCGGAGCCCTCGGAACACTCCGGTTCCCCCGGTCCTGGCGAGGCCTCGCCCTGGGGCGCGGGCGGGCCGGGCGCCGGTTCCTCGTACGGCGTCCCGTCCGCGCCGCCCTACGCGGACGCCGGACCCCGGCCCCGGCCCGGCAACGGCATGGCGGTCGCCGCGCTGGTGCTGGGAATCGTGGCGTGCGTCCTGTTCTGGACGGTCTTCGGCGGCATCGTGCTCGGCGTCGTCGCGATCGTGCTGGGGTTCGTCGGTGCCCGCAGGGCGCGCGGCGGGCGGGCGCCGCGGCGCGGGATGGCCGTAGTGGGCGTCGTGCTCGGCGTGTTGGGGCTGATCGCGGGGGGCGTCATCCTCGGCCTCGGCGTCTCGATCCTGAACTCGGACGGCTTCAAGAGCTACAGCGACTGCCTCCAGCACGCCCACGGCCGGGCCGACCAGCACAAGTGCGCCGACGACTTCTCGCACGACGTCAGCCACTGA
- a CDS encoding PHP domain-containing protein, with protein sequence MDPVAALDRIAFLLERSGAKTYRVRAFRTASSVVSKMPGEELARRLAAGTLTEVAGIGPRTAEVVREAADGSVPGYLARLEEEAGGPLVEGGERLLAALRGDCHLHSDWSDGGSPIEVMGRTAIALGHEWAVLTDHSPRLTVARGLSADRLREQLDVVASLNTRWAPFRLLTGIECDILDDGSLDQDPRLLARLDLVVASVHSKLRMDRAAMTRRMVAAVRDPHTDVLGHCTGRLLSGRRRPESDFDADAVFASCAESGTAVEINCRPERLDPPRRLLRAAVAAGTLFAIDTDAHAPGQLDWRQLGCARAQECGVPRERVVNTWELADLLDWAH encoded by the coding sequence ATGGACCCGGTTGCGGCGCTCGACAGGATCGCGTTCCTGCTGGAGCGGTCCGGGGCGAAGACGTACCGGGTGCGCGCGTTCCGCACCGCCTCCTCCGTGGTGTCGAAGATGCCCGGTGAGGAGCTGGCGCGCCGTCTCGCCGCGGGAACGCTCACCGAGGTGGCGGGCATCGGTCCGCGTACCGCCGAGGTCGTACGGGAGGCCGCCGACGGGTCCGTGCCCGGATACCTGGCCCGGCTGGAGGAGGAGGCGGGCGGCCCGCTCGTGGAGGGCGGGGAGCGGCTGCTCGCGGCCCTGCGCGGCGACTGCCATCTGCACTCCGACTGGTCGGACGGCGGCAGTCCGATCGAGGTGATGGGCCGCACGGCGATCGCGCTCGGTCACGAGTGGGCGGTGCTCACGGACCACTCCCCCCGGCTCACCGTCGCACGGGGGCTCTCCGCGGACCGGTTGCGCGAACAGCTGGACGTCGTCGCCTCACTCAACACCCGCTGGGCGCCGTTCCGGCTGCTCACCGGTATCGAGTGCGACATCCTGGACGACGGCTCGCTGGACCAGGATCCGCGGCTCCTCGCACGACTCGACCTGGTGGTCGCCTCGGTGCACTCCAAACTGCGCATGGACCGGGCCGCCATGACCCGCCGCATGGTCGCGGCCGTACGCGATCCGCACACGGATGTGCTCGGGCACTGCACCGGCCGACTGCTGTCGGGGCGGCGGCGGCCCGAGTCGGACTTCGACGCGGACGCGGTGTTCGCCTCGTGCGCGGAGTCCGGTACGGCCGTGGAGATCAACTGCCGTCCCGAGCGCCTCGATCCGCCGCGCCGGCTGCTGCGTGCCGCGGTGGCGGCGGGCACCCTGTTCGCCATCGACACCGACGCGCACGCCCCGGGTCAGCTCGATTGGCGGCAACTCGGCTGCGCACGTGCGCAGGAGTGCGGTGTGCCGCGCGAACGGGTCGTGAACACCTGGGAGTTGGCGGACCTGCTCGACTGGGCGCACTGA
- a CDS encoding LAETG motif-containing sortase-dependent surface protein — translation MTRFGSLRRPGALISVAAAGVLSVGLSAGSASAHTPHLTVDCSTATVDLSAYNGNATNHVKVTVQGDDSLTVDQDFKSTFHQDFKLPTQSSQSVHLVVTAGDGSQYNDDETKTATGCPVPSTPPSSPPATTPASTPPSTPASSTPASSTPATPAPSSSTSSAAAAPVSSPSPSGSDLAETGSSSSTPVIAGAAAVVVVAGAGILWASRRRRAAQH, via the coding sequence GTGACTCGTTTCGGATCGCTCAGGCGCCCCGGTGCCCTGATATCGGTCGCGGCGGCCGGCGTGCTGAGCGTGGGCCTCTCGGCCGGCTCGGCATCCGCGCACACACCGCACCTGACGGTCGACTGTTCGACCGCGACGGTCGACCTGTCCGCCTACAACGGCAATGCGACCAACCACGTCAAGGTCACGGTCCAGGGTGACGACTCGCTCACCGTGGACCAGGACTTCAAGAGCACGTTCCACCAGGACTTCAAGCTGCCCACCCAGAGCAGCCAGTCGGTCCACCTCGTAGTGACGGCTGGGGACGGCTCCCAGTACAACGACGACGAGACGAAGACGGCCACGGGCTGCCCCGTGCCGTCCACTCCGCCGTCGAGCCCGCCTGCCACGACTCCGGCGTCCACGCCGCCGTCGACGCCGGCGAGCTCCACCCCGGCGAGCTCGACGCCCGCCACCCCGGCGCCGTCGTCGTCCACCTCGTCCGCCGCTGCCGCCCCGGTCTCCTCGCCGAGCCCGTCGGGCAGCGACCTCGCGGAGACCGGTTCGTCCAGCTCGACGCCGGTCATCGCCGGTGCCGCCGCGGTCGTCGTGGTCGCTGGTGCGGGCATCCTGTGGGCGTCGCGCAGGCGTCGCGCCGCTCAGCACTGA